A window from Streptomyces sp. NBC_00271 encodes these proteins:
- the glpX gene encoding class II fructose-bisphosphatase has protein sequence MTENHQLPSELEVPSEAPDRNLALELVRVTEAAAMAAGRWVGRGDKIGADGAAVRAMRTLVSTVSMNGVVVIGEGEKDEAPMLFNGERVGDGTGPECDIAVDPIDGTTLTAKGMENAIAVLAAADRGTMFDPSAVFYMDKLVTGPEAADFVDINAPVSVNIRRVAKAKKSSPEDVTVVILDRPRHEGIIKEIRETGARIKLISDGDVAGSILALREGTGIDLLLGVGGTPEGIISACAVKCLGGTIQGKLWPKDDAERQRALDAGHDLDRVLLTDDLVSGENVFFVATGITDGELLRGVRYRAETATTESIVMRSKSGTVRQIRSEHRLSKLRAYSAIDFDRAK, from the coding sequence ATGACCGAGAATCATCAGCTGCCGTCCGAACTCGAGGTCCCTTCCGAGGCCCCCGACCGAAATCTCGCCCTGGAACTGGTCCGGGTCACCGAAGCCGCCGCGATGGCCGCGGGCCGCTGGGTAGGCCGCGGCGACAAGATCGGCGCCGACGGCGCCGCCGTCCGGGCCATGCGGACCCTTGTCTCAACCGTCTCGATGAACGGCGTCGTCGTCATCGGTGAAGGCGAGAAGGACGAGGCCCCGATGCTCTTCAACGGGGAGCGCGTGGGCGACGGGACCGGTCCCGAGTGCGACATCGCCGTCGACCCGATCGACGGAACCACGCTCACCGCCAAGGGCATGGAGAACGCGATCGCGGTGCTGGCCGCCGCCGACCGCGGCACCATGTTCGACCCGTCCGCGGTCTTCTACATGGACAAGCTGGTCACCGGGCCGGAGGCCGCCGACTTCGTCGACATCAACGCGCCCGTCTCGGTGAACATCCGCCGGGTCGCCAAGGCCAAGAAGTCCTCGCCCGAGGACGTCACCGTCGTGATCCTCGACCGGCCGCGCCACGAGGGGATCATCAAGGAGATCCGCGAGACCGGCGCCCGGATCAAGCTGATCTCCGACGGCGACGTCGCGGGCTCGATCCTCGCGCTGCGCGAGGGCACGGGCATCGACCTGCTCCTCGGCGTCGGCGGTACGCCCGAAGGCATCATCTCCGCCTGCGCCGTGAAGTGCCTGGGCGGCACCATCCAGGGCAAGTTGTGGCCCAAGGACGACGCGGAGCGACAGCGGGCGCTGGACGCCGGGCACGACCTCGACCGTGTGCTGCTCACCGACGACCTGGTCTCCGGCGAGAACGTGTTCTTCGTCGCCACCGGGATCACGGACGGGGAACTGCTGCGCGGGGTGCGGTACCGGGCGGAGACCGCGACCACCGAGTCGATCGTGATGCGGTCCAAGTCGGGTACGGTGCGCCAGATTCGGTCGGAGCATCGGCTGAGCAAGTTGCGGGCGTACAGCGCGATCGACTTCGACCGCGCCAAGTAG
- a CDS encoding DUF4245 domain-containing protein, which yields MAGTKGKQSVRDMLLSLGLIGLMAGVIYIFIPHDDSAPPLKRVDYRVELLTARRAASYPVAAPVGLPTAWKATSVRYDGTEFDAWHLGFHDPDGQYVAVEQSTQPAAAFVDSASQGAKETKATQRIGDATWQRYEGDKYDALVLKAKGATTVVTGTASFGQLTKMAEALKTS from the coding sequence GTGGCAGGTACGAAAGGCAAGCAGAGCGTCCGGGACATGCTCCTCTCCCTGGGTCTGATCGGGCTCATGGCAGGCGTGATCTACATCTTCATCCCGCACGACGACTCCGCGCCTCCTCTCAAGCGCGTCGACTACCGCGTCGAGCTGCTCACGGCGCGCCGCGCGGCGTCGTATCCCGTGGCGGCACCCGTGGGTCTGCCGACGGCGTGGAAGGCGACCTCGGTGCGCTACGACGGCACCGAGTTCGATGCCTGGCACCTGGGCTTCCACGACCCCGACGGTCAGTACGTGGCGGTCGAGCAGTCGACTCAGCCTGCGGCCGCCTTCGTCGACTCGGCCAGCCAGGGCGCCAAGGAGACGAAGGCCACCCAGCGGATCGGTGACGCGACGTGGCAGCGGTACGAGGGCGACAAGTACGACGCCCTCGTGCTCAAGGCCAAGGGGGCGACCACCGTGGTGACCGGGACGGCGTCGTTCGGGCAGCTGACGAAGATGGCGGAGGCGCTGAAGACGTCGTGA
- a CDS encoding malonic semialdehyde reductase: MSLVLDPAAQDLLFREARTANTFTDEPVTDEQVQAIYDLVKYGPTAFNQSPLRITLVRSAEARERLVQHMAEGNQPKTATAPLVAILSADNEFHEELPTLFPHFPQAKDLFFAERPAREGAASLNAALQAAYFIIGVRAAGLAAGPMTGLDFAGVQKEFLDDDHTPLMVINIGKPGEDAWFPRSPRLEFDQVITTV, translated from the coding sequence ATGTCTCTCGTTCTTGACCCCGCCGCCCAGGACCTGCTGTTCCGCGAGGCCCGTACCGCCAACACGTTCACCGACGAGCCGGTGACCGACGAGCAGGTGCAGGCGATCTACGACCTGGTCAAGTACGGCCCGACCGCCTTCAACCAGTCGCCCCTGCGCATCACCCTGGTCCGCTCCGCCGAGGCCCGCGAGCGCCTGGTGCAGCACATGGCCGAGGGCAACCAGCCCAAGACCGCCACCGCCCCGCTGGTCGCGATCCTCTCCGCGGACAACGAGTTCCACGAGGAGCTCCCCACCCTGTTCCCGCACTTCCCGCAGGCCAAGGACCTCTTCTTCGCCGAGCGCCCGGCCCGTGAGGGTGCCGCCTCGCTGAACGCCGCCCTGCAGGCCGCGTACTTCATCATCGGCGTCCGCGCCGCCGGCCTCGCCGCCGGCCCGATGACCGGTCTCGACTTCGCGGGCGTCCAGAAGGAGTTCCTGGACGACGACCACACCCCGCTGATGGTCATCAACATCGGCAAGCCGGGCGAGGACGCCTGGTTCCCGCGCTCCCCGCGCCTCGAGTTCGACCAGGTCATCACGACCGTCTGA
- a CDS encoding exodeoxyribonuclease VII small subunit: MTSKVDEALGYEQARDELIEVVRRLEAGGTTLEESLALWERGEELAKVCRRWLEGARARLDAALAEEESESGDGDGHGDGGRDSE, translated from the coding sequence ATGACCAGCAAGGTGGACGAGGCGCTCGGGTACGAGCAGGCGCGGGACGAGCTGATCGAGGTCGTACGCCGACTGGAGGCGGGCGGCACGACGCTCGAGGAGTCACTGGCGCTCTGGGAGCGGGGCGAGGAGCTGGCGAAGGTCTGCCGCCGCTGGCTGGAGGGCGCTCGGGCCCGCCTGGACGCGGCGCTGGCCGAGGAGGAGTCGGAGAGCGGGGACGGAGACGGGCACGGAGACGGGGGCCGCGACTCCGAGTGA
- the xseA gene encoding exodeoxyribonuclease VII large subunit, which translates to MALNTSADAPLPVGEVSRLIGGWIDRLGAVWVEGQITQLSRRPGAGVVFLTLRDPSYDISVSVTCYRQVFEAVADVVSEGARVVVLAKPEWYAPRGQLSLRATEIKPVGVGELLARLEQLKKSLASEGLFAADRKKALPFLPQLIGLVCGRASAAERDVLENARHRWPAVRFEVRNVPVQGVHAVPQVVQAVKELDALDTVDVIIVARGGGSVEDLLPFSDEQLVRAVAACRTPVVSAIGHEPDNPLLDFVADLRASTPTDAAKKVVPDVGEEYERVRFLRDRARRSVQSFIDREERGLAHALARPSIEDPHRMVDERADQVTALLDRGRRTLGHLLDRADSELTHTHARVVALSPAATLQRGYAVLQKADGHVVRDPDEVAAGEALRARVAEGEFTVRVDA; encoded by the coding sequence ATGGCTCTCAACACGTCCGCGGACGCCCCACTGCCCGTCGGCGAGGTGTCGCGGCTCATCGGAGGCTGGATCGACCGGCTCGGCGCGGTGTGGGTCGAGGGACAGATCACCCAGTTGTCGCGGCGCCCCGGCGCGGGCGTCGTCTTCCTGACCCTGCGCGACCCGTCGTACGACATCTCGGTGAGCGTCACCTGCTATCGGCAGGTGTTCGAGGCGGTGGCGGACGTGGTGAGCGAGGGTGCCCGCGTCGTCGTCCTGGCGAAGCCCGAGTGGTACGCGCCGCGCGGGCAGCTGTCGCTGCGGGCCACCGAGATCAAACCGGTCGGCGTGGGGGAACTCCTCGCGCGACTCGAGCAGTTGAAGAAGTCCCTGGCGAGCGAGGGGCTGTTCGCGGCCGATCGCAAGAAGGCCCTGCCGTTCCTGCCGCAGCTCATCGGGCTGGTATGTGGGCGGGCGTCCGCGGCCGAGCGGGACGTGCTGGAGAACGCGCGGCACCGCTGGCCGGCCGTCCGCTTCGAGGTGCGCAACGTCCCCGTGCAGGGGGTGCACGCGGTGCCGCAGGTCGTGCAGGCCGTGAAGGAGCTGGACGCGCTCGACACCGTGGACGTGATCATCGTGGCGCGCGGCGGCGGCAGCGTGGAAGACCTGCTGCCGTTCTCGGACGAGCAGCTCGTACGGGCGGTCGCGGCCTGTCGTACGCCGGTCGTGTCGGCCATCGGGCACGAGCCCGACAACCCGTTGCTGGACTTCGTGGCCGACCTGCGCGCGTCCACGCCGACGGACGCGGCCAAGAAGGTCGTGCCGGACGTCGGGGAGGAGTACGAGCGGGTGCGGTTCCTGCGGGACCGGGCGCGGCGGAGCGTCCAGTCCTTCATCGACCGGGAGGAGCGCGGGCTCGCGCACGCGCTGGCCCGGCCCTCGATAGAGGATCCGCACCGGATGGTCGACGAGCGCGCCGACCAGGTCACCGCGCTGCTGGACCGCGGGCGGCGCACGCTCGGGCATCTGCTCGACCGCGCCGACTCGGAGCTGACGCACACCCACGCGCGCGTGGTGGCCCTCTCCCCCGCCGCGACCCTGCAACGGGGGTACGCGGTGCTCCAGAAGGCCGACGGTCATGTGGTCCGGGACCCCGACGAGGTCGCGGCGGGCGAGGCGCTGCGGGCGCGGGTCGCCGAGGGTGAATTCACGGTACGAGTCGATGCATAG
- a CDS encoding 4-hydroxy-3-methylbut-2-enyl diphosphate reductase gives MGAMTASPGRRVLLAAPRGYCAGVDRAVIAVEKALEQYGAPIYVRHEIVHNKYVVQTLEKKGAIFVEQTAEVPEGSIVMFSAHGVAPVVHDEAAAGKLATIDATCPLVTKVHKEAVRFANEDFDILLIGHEGHEEVIGTSGEAPDHITLVDGPEDVAKVEVRDPSKVVWLSQTTLSVDETMETVDALKEKFPQLISPPSDDICYATQNRQLAVKRMGEEADLVIVVGSRNSSNSVRLVEVAKLAGARAAYLVDFADEIEEGWLEGVTTVGVTSGASVPEVLVEQVLEWLSARGFEDVEIVKAAEESITFSLPKELRRDLRAEAAALVEQRTAAGSSAPSEK, from the coding sequence ATGGGTGCCATGACTGCTTCGCCTGGCCGCCGTGTCCTGCTCGCCGCCCCCCGTGGCTACTGCGCGGGCGTGGACCGCGCCGTGATCGCCGTCGAGAAGGCCCTTGAGCAGTACGGGGCCCCGATCTATGTCCGCCACGAGATCGTCCACAACAAGTACGTCGTGCAGACCCTGGAGAAGAAGGGCGCGATCTTCGTCGAGCAGACGGCCGAGGTCCCCGAGGGGTCCATCGTCATGTTCTCGGCGCACGGCGTCGCCCCGGTCGTCCACGACGAGGCCGCGGCCGGCAAGCTCGCCACCATCGACGCGACCTGCCCGCTGGTCACCAAGGTGCACAAGGAAGCCGTCCGGTTCGCGAACGAGGACTTCGACATCCTGCTGATCGGCCACGAGGGCCACGAGGAGGTCATCGGCACCTCCGGCGAGGCGCCCGACCACATCACCCTCGTGGACGGTCCCGAGGACGTCGCCAAGGTCGAGGTCCGCGACCCGTCCAAGGTCGTCTGGCTCTCCCAGACCACGCTGTCGGTCGACGAGACGATGGAGACGGTCGACGCGCTGAAGGAGAAGTTCCCGCAGCTCATCTCCCCGCCCAGCGACGACATCTGCTACGCCACGCAGAACCGCCAGCTGGCCGTGAAGCGGATGGGAGAGGAAGCCGACCTGGTCATCGTGGTCGGTTCGCGCAACTCCTCCAACTCCGTGCGTCTCGTCGAGGTCGCCAAGCTCGCGGGGGCGCGGGCGGCGTACCTCGTGGACTTCGCCGACGAGATCGAGGAGGGCTGGCTGGAGGGTGTGACGACGGTCGGTGTCACCTCGGGCGCCTCCGTCCCGGAGGTCCTGGTCGAGCAGGTCCTGGAGTGGCTCTCCGCCCGTGGCTTCGAGGACGTCGAGATCGTCAAGGCCGCGGAGGAGTCCATCACCTTCTCGCTGCCCAAGGAGCTGCGCCGCGATCTGCGCGCGGAGGCGGCGGCGCTCGTGGAGCAGCGTACGGCGGCCGGTTCTTCCGCCCCCTCCGAGAAGTGA
- the ppgK gene encoding polyphosphate--glucose phosphotransferase: protein MQIFGVDIGGSGIKGAPVDLDRGELTEERRKVLTPHPATPDAVADGVKEVVGHFGWTGPVGITFPGVVTGGATIRTAANVDKAWIDTDARALLGERLGGLPVTVLNDADAAGVAEMQFGAGRDRRGTVLLLTFGTGIGSALFVEGELVPNTELGHLELNGHDAEKRASTKAKEDHELTWEQWAHRVQKYLAHVEMLFSPELFIIGGGVSRKADKFLPLIEGIKAEIVPAQLQNNAGIVGAAMRAAKSA from the coding sequence ATGCAGATCTTCGGCGTGGACATCGGCGGATCCGGGATCAAGGGTGCCCCTGTGGACCTGGACCGCGGCGAACTGACGGAGGAGCGCCGCAAAGTGCTCACTCCCCATCCGGCGACCCCGGACGCGGTGGCCGACGGCGTGAAGGAGGTCGTCGGTCACTTCGGCTGGACGGGACCCGTCGGCATCACCTTCCCCGGGGTGGTCACCGGCGGCGCCACCATTCGGACGGCCGCCAATGTCGACAAGGCGTGGATCGACACCGACGCGCGGGCCCTGCTGGGCGAGCGGCTGGGCGGCCTCCCGGTGACGGTGCTGAACGACGCGGACGCGGCGGGTGTCGCCGAGATGCAGTTCGGCGCCGGGCGCGACCGCCGGGGCACGGTCCTCCTGCTCACCTTCGGTACGGGCATCGGCAGCGCGCTCTTCGTCGAAGGCGAACTGGTTCCGAACACGGAGCTGGGACACCTCGAGCTGAACGGCCACGACGCGGAGAAGCGCGCCTCCACCAAGGCCAAGGAGGACCACGAGCTGACCTGGGAGCAATGGGCCCACCGGGTGCAGAAGTACCTCGCCCATGTGGAAATGCTCTTCTCGCCCGAGCTCTTCATCATCGGCGGCGGCGTCAGCCGCAAGGCCGACAAGTTCCTGCCGCTGATCGAGGGCATCAAGGCGGAGATCGTCCCGGCGCAGTTGCAGAACAACGCGGGGATCGTGGGGGCGGCGATGCGGGCGGCGAAGTCCGCGTAG
- a CDS encoding DUF6542 domain-containing protein: MPNPRLTGLGGGLFCAATMFALACLDQLLFGASLVVYGVLFLPVCALTALWVRRGDIVIAPVVVPIAFAFGLLPVADGGGGFGGELMGLVTALATQAGWLYGGTLVAGVITTVRKVRLMSRRAAQRRAAQGPRPKIRPRRRPA, encoded by the coding sequence ATGCCGAACCCGCGGCTCACCGGGCTCGGCGGCGGACTGTTCTGCGCGGCGACGATGTTCGCGCTCGCCTGTCTCGACCAGTTGCTCTTCGGGGCGTCACTGGTGGTCTACGGGGTGCTGTTCCTGCCGGTGTGCGCGCTGACCGCGCTGTGGGTGCGGCGAGGAGACATCGTCATCGCGCCCGTCGTCGTACCCATCGCCTTCGCGTTCGGGCTGCTGCCCGTCGCCGACGGGGGCGGCGGGTTCGGGGGCGAACTGATGGGGCTCGTCACCGCGCTGGCGACCCAGGCGGGATGGTTGTACGGGGGGACGCTCGTCGCGGGGGTCATCACCACCGTACGGAAGGTCCGCCTGATGAGCCGCCGGGCCGCCCAGCGCAGGGCGGCCCAGGGGCCCCGCCCGAAGATCCGGCCGCGCCGCCGTCCGGCCTGA
- the ychF gene encoding redox-regulated ATPase YchF, whose protein sequence is MSLTIGIVGLPNVGKSTLFNALTKNDVLAANYPFATIEPNVGVVGVPDARLTKLAEIFSSQKILPATVDFVDIAGIVKGASEGEGLGNKFLANIRESDAICQVIRAFKDENVVHVDGKVSPKDDIETINTELILADLQTIEKVLPRLQKESRIKKDIGPKVAAVEAAKEILEKGDTLFSQGIVQGSGNEELLHDLHLLTTKPFLYVFNVDEDELVDEDFKAEQRTLVAPAEAIFLNAKLEADLAELDEEDAMELLESVGAEEPGLATLARVGFDTLGLQTYLTAGPKESRAWTIKKGDTAPEAAGVIHTDFQKGFIKAEVISFEDLVDTGSVAEARAKGKARMEGKDYVMQDGDVVEFRFNV, encoded by the coding sequence GTGTCGCTCACGATCGGAATCGTCGGTCTGCCCAATGTCGGCAAGTCGACCCTGTTCAACGCCCTGACCAAGAACGACGTGCTCGCGGCCAACTACCCGTTCGCCACGATTGAGCCGAACGTCGGCGTGGTCGGTGTCCCCGACGCGCGCCTGACGAAACTGGCAGAGATCTTCTCCTCCCAGAAGATCCTCCCGGCCACCGTCGACTTCGTCGACATCGCGGGCATCGTGAAGGGCGCCTCGGAGGGCGAGGGCCTGGGCAACAAGTTCCTCGCGAACATCCGTGAATCGGACGCGATCTGCCAGGTCATCCGTGCCTTCAAGGACGAGAACGTCGTGCACGTCGACGGCAAGGTCTCGCCCAAGGACGACATCGAGACGATCAACACCGAGCTGATCCTCGCGGACCTCCAGACCATCGAGAAGGTCCTGCCGCGCCTCCAGAAGGAGTCGCGCATCAAGAAGGACATCGGTCCCAAGGTCGCGGCGGTCGAGGCGGCGAAGGAGATCCTGGAGAAGGGCGACACGCTCTTCTCGCAGGGCATCGTCCAGGGCTCTGGCAACGAGGAGCTCCTGCACGACCTCCACCTCCTGACCACCAAGCCGTTCCTCTACGTCTTCAACGTGGACGAGGACGAGCTGGTCGACGAGGACTTCAAGGCCGAGCAGCGCACCCTGGTCGCCCCCGCCGAGGCGATCTTCCTCAACGCCAAGCTGGAGGCGGACCTCGCCGAGCTCGACGAGGAGGACGCCATGGAGCTCCTGGAGTCGGTGGGCGCCGAGGAGCCGGGCCTCGCCACCCTCGCCCGCGTCGGCTTCGACACCCTCGGCCTGCAGACCTACCTGACGGCCGGCCCCAAGGAATCCCGCGCCTGGACCATCAAGAAGGGCGACACCGCCCCCGAGGCCGCCGGAGTCATCCACACCGACTTCCAGAAGGGCTTCATCAAGGCGGAGGTCATCTCCTTCGAGGACCTCGTCGACACGGGCTCCGTCGCCGAGGCCCGCGCCAAGGGCAAGGCCCGCATGGAGGGCAAGGACTACGTCATGCAGGACGGCGACGTGGTGGAGTTCCGCTTCAACGTCTAG
- a CDS encoding Uma2 family endonuclease has product MTGLPDWMRPPRLEGWFAEDLDRLPEAPRHTELIDGALVFMMSPQRWWHGHLVTMLTVALMEQAPVNVRVGRERTIKLDERNRPEPDLLLTTADYDGDRTWFTPDEVRLVVEVVSPESAHRDRTVKLRKYAEAGIPHYWCIEDEDGAPVVHVYELDEPTRSYAPAGIFRGTLKRPVPFEISLDLDKLTPPRRA; this is encoded by the coding sequence ATGACCGGACTGCCCGACTGGATGCGCCCGCCGCGCTTGGAAGGCTGGTTCGCGGAGGACCTGGACCGCCTCCCCGAGGCACCCCGCCATACCGAGCTGATCGACGGAGCCCTCGTCTTCATGATGTCGCCCCAGCGGTGGTGGCACGGCCACCTCGTCACCATGCTCACCGTCGCCCTCATGGAACAGGCGCCCGTCAATGTCAGGGTCGGCCGCGAGAGGACCATAAAGCTCGACGAGCGCAACCGACCCGAACCGGACCTGTTGCTGACGACGGCCGACTACGACGGGGACCGCACCTGGTTCACACCGGACGAGGTACGACTCGTCGTCGAGGTCGTCTCACCCGAGTCCGCGCACCGGGACCGCACGGTCAAGCTCCGCAAGTACGCGGAAGCGGGCATCCCGCACTACTGGTGCATCGAGGACGAGGACGGTGCCCCCGTCGTCCACGTCTACGAACTCGACGAGCCGACCCGCTCCTACGCACCCGCCGGCATCTTCCGGGGCACCTTGAAGCGCCCCGTCCCCTTCGAGATCAGCCTGGACCTCGACAAGCTCACCCCGCCCCGGCGCGCATAG
- a CDS encoding DEAD/DEAH box helicase produces the protein MGKRERSLLAEGVGLHEAARGVLADHARALEAVRAALTPIHAELVGKELDSIPVSRLKDVTEGRLRLGALETAGFASVRAVYEAGRYELRRLPGVGAQTADRALAAARQLARAVEETVSVRMDVDRPEPRTTALVIALRTLVEAGPELRRAVDAATRLDERLGALLPAARPAGRRLGMALAGRERRRSALDAVAELRELTADAGARDVRLLLAQASTDLLRTPASEIEAWVDFELRSAEYYNQLAEVCEHRSDVAAAEGFLPSEVAERVHAQTLDDTRRRVSLRGYQDFGARFALAQRRVVLGDEMGLGKTVQAIAVLAHLAADGHSHFLVVCPASVLINWTREIGARSTLRALPVHGAERLDAYEEWRERGGVAITTYDMLHRLPAPAGEGAKPGMVVVDEAHYVKNPDTRRSRAVAAWTGHCERVLFLTGTPMENRVEEFRTLVRYLQPALLPAIRHTTAAAGPHAFRKSVAPAYLRRNQRDVLTELPALVEVDEWEEFSAADREAYLKAVADGNFMAMRRAAYADAEKSAKLGRLRELVAEAAENGLKVVVFSYFRDVLALVRQALGEGVFGPVSGTVPAARRQRLVDDFTAAPGHAVLLCQIEAAGIGLNLQAASVVVLCEPQVKPTMEHQAVARAHRMGQVRPVQVHRLLATDSVDQRLLHILKNKTRLFDAYARRSDTAEQSPDAVDISDSALARRIVEEEQMRLAGAVGPGQGGAREP, from the coding sequence GTGGGGAAACGTGAGCGGAGTCTGCTCGCCGAGGGCGTCGGACTGCACGAGGCCGCGCGGGGTGTGCTCGCCGATCACGCCCGCGCGCTCGAAGCGGTGCGCGCGGCGCTGACACCGATCCACGCCGAACTCGTCGGCAAGGAGCTGGACTCCATCCCCGTCTCCCGGCTGAAGGACGTCACCGAGGGGCGGCTGCGGCTCGGGGCGCTGGAGACGGCCGGGTTCGCCTCGGTGCGGGCGGTGTACGAGGCGGGACGGTACGAGCTGCGCCGGCTGCCGGGGGTGGGCGCGCAGACCGCCGACCGTGCCCTCGCGGCGGCTCGGCAGCTCGCGAGGGCGGTGGAGGAGACCGTCTCCGTACGGATGGACGTCGACCGGCCCGAGCCCCGCACAACCGCCCTGGTGATCGCGCTGCGCACCCTCGTCGAGGCCGGTCCCGAGCTGCGCCGGGCCGTGGACGCGGCGACGCGGCTCGACGAGCGGCTCGGGGCGCTACTGCCCGCGGCCCGGCCCGCCGGCCGACGGCTGGGGATGGCGCTCGCGGGGCGGGAGCGGCGACGGAGCGCGCTCGACGCGGTCGCCGAACTGCGCGAGCTGACGGCCGACGCCGGCGCCCGTGACGTACGCCTGCTGCTCGCGCAGGCCTCGACCGACCTGCTGCGGACGCCCGCATCCGAGATCGAGGCGTGGGTCGACTTCGAGTTGCGCTCCGCGGAGTACTACAACCAGCTCGCCGAGGTCTGCGAGCACCGTTCGGACGTGGCGGCCGCCGAAGGCTTCCTGCCGTCGGAGGTCGCCGAGCGGGTGCACGCCCAGACGCTGGACGACACCCGGCGCCGGGTCTCACTGCGCGGCTACCAGGACTTCGGCGCCCGGTTCGCGCTCGCCCAGCGCCGGGTCGTCCTCGGCGACGAGATGGGGCTCGGCAAGACCGTGCAGGCCATCGCCGTACTCGCGCATCTCGCGGCGGACGGGCACAGTCACTTCCTGGTCGTCTGCCCGGCGAGCGTACTGATCAACTGGACGCGTGAGATCGGCGCGCGCAGCACGCTGCGGGCCCTGCCGGTGCACGGCGCGGAGCGGCTCGACGCCTACGAGGAGTGGCGGGAGCGCGGGGGCGTCGCGATCACCACGTACGACATGCTGCACCGCCTGCCCGCCCCGGCCGGTGAAGGGGCGAAGCCGGGGATGGTGGTCGTCGACGAGGCGCACTACGTGAAGAATCCGGACACCCGCCGCTCCAGGGCGGTCGCGGCCTGGACGGGGCACTGCGAGCGCGTCCTGTTCCTCACCGGGACGCCCATGGAGAACCGGGTCGAGGAGTTCCGCACCCTCGTCCGCTACCTCCAGCCGGCCCTCCTCCCCGCGATACGGCACACCACCGCGGCCGCCGGCCCGCACGCCTTCCGCAAGTCCGTCGCCCCCGCCTATCTGCGCCGCAACCAGCGCGACGTCCTCACCGAACTGCCCGCGCTGGTGGAGGTGGACGAGTGGGAGGAGTTCAGCGCCGCGGACCGGGAGGCGTACCTCAAAGCGGTCGCGGACGGGAACTTCATGGCGATGCGCCGGGCCGCGTACGCCGACGCGGAGAAGTCCGCGAAGCTGGGGCGACTGCGCGAACTGGTGGCCGAAGCGGCGGAGAACGGCCTGAAGGTGGTGGTGTTCTCCTACTTCCGCGATGTGCTGGCACTGGTCCGACAAGCCTTGGGAGAGGGCGTGTTCGGGCCGGTCTCCGGTACCGTGCCCGCCGCGCGCAGGCAGCGTCTCGTCGACGACTTCACGGCCGCTCCCGGTCACGCGGTCCTCCTCTGCCAGATCGAGGCCGCCGGTATCGGGCTCAACCTCCAGGCCGCGTCCGTGGTCGTCCTGTGCGAACCGCAGGTCAAGCCCACGATGGAACACCAGGCCGTGGCCCGCGCCCACCGTATGGGCCAGGTCCGCCCCGTCCAGGTGCACCGCCTCCTCGCCACCGACAGCGTCGACCAGCGCCTGCTGCACATCCTCAAGAACAAGACCCGCCTCTTCGACGCCTACGCCCGCCGCAGCGACACCGCCGAACAGAGCCCGGACGCGGTCGACATCTCCGACAGCGCCCTCGCCCGCCGCATCGTGGAGGAGGAGCAAATGCGACTGGCGGGCGCCGTGGGGCCGGGGCAGGGCGGTGCGCGGGAGCCGTGA